The Brassica napus cultivar Da-Ae chromosome C7, Da-Ae, whole genome shotgun sequence genomic interval TGTCCATTCATTAAATTTCTCAAAGTGGGTATCTAAACAAACAAGtactatattttagttttatttaattttctgtttaaaattttatactgAAATGAAAAATAGATAGACATGAAAGTGGCATATAATAGAAGAAGTATCTCATGTGTATCTTATAAGTTCTCAAATGAGatacttcttcttctctttcatcttccttttttatgatttaatttttgatagaaatatagatacatttttttgttgGACGTGCTTTTAAGGAGCCAAAACTTAGAATTGAACCAAGAGctcttggtctagtggtattGGAACTCCGGCTGGAGTGCCCGCCCTGGGTTCGAGTCGCTTTGGCCACCTTCCCGCCTATAACCGTGCGTGTCCGGATGGAAGGCCTCGTGGGGATTAGTCTGGGCTTACCGCCTGGGAACACCACggtcaccaaaacaaaaaaaaacttagaattGAAATGAAAGAAGTAAAATGCAGTTTAAGAAATCGATATGCCCTAATTAGACCTTTTATATAGATAAATAACAATTAGAGGGACGTCTACACTccgtttaaatcatttttttggaaaaaacttcatataaaaaaaaacttaatttgcTTATAATCACTTGTGGATTACATGAACGCATGTCTAGACCAATTTTTATAACATTGATAAAATGTGACAACAGAAAAGACAACTAAAGGAGTAGATAACTTCGATGTTACACgatatatgaagaaaaaaatcaagCGAGTTTCTCCATGCATGAGTTCTTCTATTATCTTTGGTGCAATCGTTTGGTATGACTCCAGCAAGTAGGGATGACAATCAATGACCTGGACCGTGGGCCTGGCTCGTAAAGGCTCGCTGCGGGGCAGGATAGGGCCTCCATTTGGTAAGCCCGCAAAATTGCGGGCCTCGCGGGACGGGTCGAAAGCGGGATGAGCTTAACCTGCGGGATTTTGAAGACCCCAACCCTAAGTCCCCATTTTTGTTTTCGCCTAAaacattgagagagagagagagaaggcgaCTCGACGTTATGTAGCTCGGTGATGGTGGTTTCAGGGTCGATGATGCTTCTGGTCTCCCAAGTGCCTTCGATCTGCACCGGTGGATCTTCTTCGAGTCATcataagaagtttgaaaactCACTTTCCACCGAAAAAGAAGATCTAGTTCCCGCCATGGGTTCTTCCTAGTTTTGTCTATATGCATTTGTTTACATTATCATacattttggagttttaggtttcaatatatcTTTAACTGACTACTATTATTCTTATTTGCAAAAgatgaagttgatggtgaagAAGGGAAATTTTCATCTTTTTGTCGCTTATTGGTAataaagatgaagaacaagaagtgtgattggtgttttctttttatttatttttgggattagcatctttgatttggtgttggttttatttaatattgGATTTAGAAAACTAAAGcatttgttatgaacttatgagttataatatttggattcagcaactaaagtattgtttatttttaaaatgtttggagtttaacaaaagtaaataaactagTGTTTTGATCCAACTAAAATCTTCAACTAACAAGTGTATTGTCTTATCCAGTTCAATCCTCGACTAAACGCACTTACTGATACGTCATGAAACTGATAAAGCGTCTTGAATCATATCTTGAAGCGTTTAGGAGCCATATGTACGTTTGTAATTTTATGTCCTGTGGGCCGATCCGCAAAGGCCTACATGTTTTGCGGTACGGGTTTGGTCAGCCATTTTGAGGACCACAGCCCGCGCAGGCCTGACCCGCCGTGACCCGCTCGAAGACGAGCCCGCTACGGGATGGGACGGGACGAATCAACCTGTTTGACATTCCTATCCGCAAGGGTGAGCAAAGTCCCAAAACATGTAACGAGATGCATCACGGAATAGGCGATGTCTTCGGTATATAACATCCATCAGCCACATCAGTAAACCCTAAGAATTCACAAATTAAATACAAGAACATATTATCCTctagaccaaaaaaataaagaacataTTAATTATTcttgaaaagataacaaaaatgatccaaatatatttgtttaatcatTGAGTAACACGTTTCCTGAAGCCTGAGGGTTGTTGATGAGACCAAGAAGAGAAATATACATGTCTACGTAGGCAAACTTGGCACCAGGATGTGATCTGGCACCCACATAACCCCCTATATTTCATAatacatcccctatatattaattgaggaacatttgaaaagatgtaacctcaattttgtattaattaaaataggccccaatgcataggtggcactcaattaggtagtcaattacattcaattgaaaaataagtaggtccacatttgatttttatatgttgttagatacataagttggtcaaactatatgatataatgatatgatatgttattttctttccttaaatcaaacctacggaattaccataaatgactaatatatatatgacaattaatgattttaataataaagatttgataacaatttatatctcctccatcattatttgtttaattttatattattaaaataaattaaacaatcaaattagctataaaagtaaaatttagattttttcgtatatgttatattttgaatttttaaaaacaacaataaatgactaaaactattaaaattattatgttaaaaactaATGATCaattgtttaacatttttattataagaagatacacatgattttaaaaccatatgagtaaaaaatatcatttaataataaaatataaatatatatctagattaaacactatataccataggattacataaatattttaatattaaaagtttcaatgaattttcaagaacatttataaattataaacttattaaagatttcagattgaaaattttgttatcgatgatttaaatatgttgttataaaatgatatgaatgatcatagaaccgtatgattataaattcttatttaataaataactatataaaatatactattcttagaaaaataggttggtccatcttaacttatattacactttttattaaactaactatcgaattgataaataacgtaccaaaaaatgttttgcactttccttaaataaaagctacgaaattacctaatatgattaacatatatgtgaaaattaattattatgaataataaatatttgataacaatttttgtatcttagttctttttaaaattttatattattaaaagatattaaaaatcacattaaatatataataaaaaacatttatatttttttatatgttatattttaaatttttcaaaacgtctataaattattagaaatttgaagatcaccactcttaaaattttgtgatcaatagattattttttttgtcataataagttacaaatgatcataaaattgtattaatatgaacttttatttaatattataagtagatacacatgattttaaaaccatatgagtaaaaaatatcatttaataataaaatattagactatataccataagattacataaatattttaatattaaaactttcaatgaattttcaaaaacatttataaattataaacttattaaagatttcacattgaaaattttgttatcgatgatttaaatattcagttataaaacgatatgaatgatcatagaagtgtatgattataaattctcatttaataaatgactatataaaatatactattcttaaaaaaataggttggtccgtcttaacttacattatattttttattaaactaactatcgaatattcgaattgataaataatctaccaaatattgtttttgcactttccttaattagaagctacgaaattacctaatatgattaacgtgtatatgaaaattaattattattaataataaatatttgataacaattttggtatcttagttctttttttaattttatattattaaaagatattaaaaaaatcatattaaatatatattaaaaacatttatattttttcttatatgttatattttgaatttttcaaaacatctatatattattagaaatttgaagattctcactctgaaaattttgtgatcaatagattattttttttattataataagttacaaatgatcataaaatataacgcatatgaatttttatttaataaatattcaaactaaataatatatatatttatatatatatatatatatactaatgatttaaagcaacaagattggctgatcaatttagttgtccagttgaaatctttcaaaagtatgtgaaagactaaagtcaaagtaaatatgaatttagaatagtagttatattttactaaccaaaataccgaaaaaaaccgaaccgaatcgaaaccaacccgatatctggattgaacacccctaatccaaatgaagccaaactattgtttcattctccaaaatataataaaaataataacttaattccgcgcaaggcgcgggtcttatcctagtagtTACATTAAAATGAAtgataattaaaattgattataCAGTAAACTCTAAACAAAATTGATTGGTTGAACTGTAACTGTATAAAATTTACTTTATAATTTAGTTTGTAgaattttttgattttcttttaagagatttagctttaaaattttttggTTGTAACTTTAAAAGCTAatataaagcatgattggtgGTTTTTAAGActatagataaaaattaaagctaaagtcATTTGATACAGTTCAACCAATCATCCCCAAAATCTCATATTTACTTCCAAAAACTCTAAACAAAATGTTATATTTACTGTTGGTTTGGCATTGCGTTCATCGAGTCCGGATCCACCAGATGCGAAACAAACACTGGTCGGAAGATCACTGTTGGAAAGGTTGGGATCATGGTAAGCTGGTAAGAGAGGTTTTAATATCAAACCTTCGGCTGCACTGCACAGAAGGACTACTGTCAGATAAATAGATAATATTTGCAAAAACTATGATTAGTAGTAAGATCATGATTATTATTGAAGAACGTATGTTGACGTTTATCATATATACCAATTATATCTGCGAAAACTCTTCCATTTCCAAATCTTCCAGTAGCTTTTCCGCCTACAAAATTTCTACCATACGGAACATTGCACTTGATCTGAGTCCTGAGATGGTTGTTATTGCCTGTATCGAGTATGGAATCTCCAAAAGCAAAAAGTGCAGAAACTTTGGCTTGTCCTGAAAGTTCTTGAGGATGagcatgaccaagaaaaaaCAAGCAAACACAAGACAATGCTAGTGCTAATAGCATTGTATAAAGTAAAGAGACATTCATGTTTGCGGTACTATATTGATGGATAATTTGAGTATTAAATGAAAACCTGATATATTAAACGACAAAAAGGCTACCATTTATAAACGAAGAGCTCAAATTCAAACTGTTTTGTAAATTTTGGAAAGCAACTCAAATTACTAGGAAATTGAAACGCATAAGGAACTCACCCTTGAGTCCAGTAATGCAATGTATCATGCATGTTGTTTATGTCATTATGTGTAGTATTCTTTTTGTTACCCTTAACTATCCAGGTTCTTATCGACTAGTTAATAATCCTCAATGGCAATATCCTCTAGTCAGAATGATAGATGTTAAATACAGTAAAGTCAATGACTATTATAAGAAAGTAAAACAttgacctttttttttatcaccacATTGACCTTAATTTAAACATTGAATTTTAACATATCCATGAttcagatatatttttttgtcggCAACATATCCATGATTCCTACAATCTTTTGCAAtcacaattttattaaaaaaatgaagttttcCATGATAAATTcgttacaaatcataaacccaGGAATTCACCTGTATGCAAATAAAAGAAAAGCCATATTTATGCATTATTTTTGCTTTGTTGACGGAGATGACATACATTATTCACATGATATGACCAGATCCAGCTTTATCTGAATTCAATTAAGTGTAGATGGTTTCAGTAACCTATGTACGGTCCCCTGATGTCTATTGACAACGTAGCCGCAGTTGCAACTTATGACTCAAAGTGAACTAACGAGAGAACAAAGACAACGAAAGCACTAGATAACTTTCAGTATTACAAGCTATAGTAAAAGGTAATTTCTATGTTCTACGTACAAGAGACCTCTCCTTACACAAATAAGAACAACGATCACAAAATCAAATCCacatacccaaaaaaaaacacagaataATAAGAAAACCGGAAAGGAAAAAAGTTCAGATAATGTTTGCCCCTGCATCCAGATTTGCTCAGCAAAATCAACTCAACCACGAACCTTTCCTCTACGCCTGTAAGAAACAAGCAACaagaacaaagaagaaagaattACAATTTGTACAGAGATAGTGGTATAAAATCAGTTGCGGTATGGGACGTTTTCTACCTTGCCGGCAATGTTGTTGGACAACCAGTCAAGACCTTCGTAAAGCCCCTCGCCTGAAGTGGCACATGTGCTCTGGATGTACCTGAACAGAGAGTCCACAAACATATATCGATCATACAAAACATTATCAACATGGAGAATGAAGGAAGAAGTAGATGTTTTTTATTATACCAGTGACGCTGACGGAGAGAGTGAAGACCAAGCTTATCAGTGATTTCAGCTGCGTTCATGGCATTTGGAAGATCCTGTTTGTTAGCAAACACGAGCAGAACAGCATCACGCAGCTCATCCTGTATACACACAAAAACTGTTTCAGTAAGTTTCTACTTTGTCTGGTCTCACCACAAatcaagagagaaaaaaaaaaggcaaataATACTGGAAACAGACCTCATTAAGCATCCTGTGCAGTTCATCTCTGGCCTCAACAACACGGTCTCTGTCATTGCTGTCGACCACAAAGATGAGACCTTGAGTGTTCTGGAAGTAGTGCCTCCACAAGGGACGGATCTGACAACAAGTGCAGGTTTTTACCCAATGTCAGTTTATGGAGTACAAAAAGCTCATCAACAATTATAGCAGCACAGATGAGGAGAAAAGATCCCCATATTGTGATGCAAAAACTTCTTAATTGCTTTTAAAGTAAGATAAAAATTATACCTTGTCTTGACCGCCGACATCCCACACTGTGAAACTGATGTTCTTGTACTCCACAGTTTCCACATTGAACCCTGCCCACAAATTTTGTAATCTAATCATCGAGGCCGGTGGAAGCATAAAAACAGTTGACTGAAGATACATAGACCTATAACTAAGCTACTCTTCTGAAAACAGAATGATGAAACTTACCAATAGTGGGAATGGTGGTGACAATCTCACCGAGCTTGAGCTTGTACAAAATGGTGGTCTTACCAGCAGCATCAAGACCAACCATGAGAATCCTCATCTCCTTCTTGGCAAAAAGCCTGCTAAACAACTTGGCGAAAGACAAACCCATCCTTCTTCACTACACCAAACCACAAGACACACATAAATCAATCAGAGTAGCGCATCACAAAGCAATATGCACAAGGCAATTACAAGAAAGCACTTGTTATCGCTCTAAACAAAAGATATCACAAAGCAATGcataaacccaaaaataaaCATAAGTACAATCAGAGAAGGCCGATCCAAACAGATGCAGAAACGTCACGAAATCTAACGGTCGAGATCGTCGAGTATATCAGAATCTATATGATAAATTTTCATAGATCCAGACTTAGACGCTGCTGCAGTGGCAGATCGAATCTTGAATTcaccgcaaaaaaaaaaaaaaaaacatcgaaATTTAATAGCATTACTCAATGATCAGCAGCATAAAACCTAAATCAAAGCAAGAGATCCGATTCCTGAACCAACAAACTAGAAAATGAGAACGTGATCTGCGAATTTGTTTCGAATTGAGAATGCTTTAGCATAGATCTAGATCAACCGTACCTAGAGATCGCGTAACAACGAGCGAGACGACGAACGGAGGTTGAAAGCGAAGGAGAGAGGGCTTCAAAACAACGCTAAATGCGCGACGCCGTGATGTTATAACGGAGAAGATGCTGCTTTATAGAGGCAAAGGATAAAAACGTCAATTCACAAATACCACATCAAGTGGTTTGCAGAATGTTTATATTCGTGGAAGAGGTGGACTACATGCGGTGATGAGTGATTGGCCCTCGATGGCATCTGACCAATCGGAATTTGACACGTAGTgaccaattttttaaaaaaaaatctagttgAAGAATATGCTTTCTGTTTGGTTATAATTCAAGATTTAGTCAAatttattctataaatatttttctaaaaaaaatggtacggtttgaattcaaatttgttttttttttcttcttaatataGAAAAAGTAAAGTTACTCCAAGGTTTGATTCagtattttatagttatttcggtttggtttcggtTTAACAGAGTAGAACATGGTGGCAGTGtcttcataaaattatattatatgctTCTGAAAATTATATTACACATCATCCTCCTCAGGCTATATCATATGCTTCAGAAAACTATACTACACATATCATCCATCCCTCTCTACAACACTTTTAACATCACAACCAATCAGAGCTCGTCATGGCCAGTCTCAGCTTCCTCAGTTACCAAAACATGTCCTGACTTGTCACTCTGGTCCAAGCCCTTATCGTCGTGCGAGTACAGACAATCCGCAGAGGGATGAATCACTCCATACCCAAAACCTTCTGCTGAGTTACAATACGCTTCGACTTGACCGTCTTTGCCTTCAAGATTCACATTGTT includes:
- the LOC125589963 gene encoding ADP-ribosylation factor 2-B; this translates as MGLSFAKLFSRLFAKKEMRILMVGLDAAGKTTILYKLKLGEIVTTIPTIGFNVETVEYKNISFTVWDVGGQDKIRPLWRHYFQNTQGLIFVVDSNDRDRVVEARDELHRMLNEDELRDAVLLVFANKQDLPNAMNAAEITDKLGLHSLRQRHWYIQSTCATSGEGLYEGLDWLSNNIAGKA